AAAGCTCAGCCTGGTGGCCAGGCAGGAGTCGCGCTACATTGGACCCAATTGCTATAACCTGACGCCGGAGCCGCCGCAGCAAAAGCTAATGACGCGCAGCCCCGCGCCGACGCAggcccagcagctgcagcagcagaagcgcCAGTTCGCCTTCCATGGCGCCACCAAGGGTGTCATGCAGCGCTTCATTGCCTCCCACGGCAAGCTGCAGCTGGGCAGCGTTGGGGCCGGCAACGGTGTCCAGCTGTCGCCATTGACACCCAATGGGAACAGTCCGGGCCTCAAGCTGAACACGCGCAATGCGCTCGCCTTCTTGGAGTCCGGCAGCAGCTCGCCGCTGGCCCTGAACCTCAACCTGaacaacaatcacaacaacaataacaacaacaacaacaacaacaacatcatcggCAGCAGCATCGGCAGCAATGGAACGAGCACCCTCTCGCAGGGCGCCATCGAGCGAGACTCGGAGGGTAGGCCACTGAGACGCGGTTATGTGCCCGTCGAGCAGAAGATCCAGCGCGAGCTGCAGGACCTCAAATCGCGCGAGTCGGAGCTGAAGCGATTGCGCAAACTCAACCGACAGCATATGCTGGAAAAGCTGTAAGTGCGGGTCAACCTTAAGGCAGACATTCCTGGATTAACTCTTGCCCATTGCAGCCAACTGAGCACCGACGACGAGGCCGATGcggatgacgatgacgacgactcCGAGGTGGAGCACTGCTACGGACCAGGCAAATTGCGCAATGCACAATCTACGCTGGAgctggagagagagaggtgaATAGGATTACTTTGTAACGGAAGTACCCAAAGGGGTAGCTAGATATTTTTAGGAGCATGGCTTGTTTGAAGTTTGGGAATTGCTAGTTAGGAATTTGTTAAGGTCTTCAGACTTTAAGGACTTAAGGACTTGTTTCGGAGGTTGCGCATCAGGATATGCATTCTAGTTGTGTCTATAAGTGAACGTTATTTATTTAGACTGACTACTCACACGCATTTCCACTTCTCGCACGACAGCAACGACCTGGAACTGATGGGCCACAAGTCTTTGGGTAATCGCAGCCTGAACGCCGCCGCTGTCCTGTCGAATGGGGGCAATAATGCCCTGACCACAACTGGCTCCAACTCGTTTGGCATGCGGCCGGCCATGTCCCTGGCCGAGCTCTGTGACCTGACGCCGGAGGAGGCGCCCTCCTCGCATCGGCTCATCGCGCAGTGGGAGAGCCTGATCAAGAAGAATGCGGAGGGCATTGAGGCGGCCATCTAGAGAGCTGGCGGCGACCAAAGCACAccaaattattattgtaatgtCCCAAGCACTAAACAAAATCCAGCCCCCCCCTCCTCAACCCTACAATCCTGAAAGTCCtttaacaaacaacaataattttttttttttttttgtaaagccAAGTTGGGCTGATATATAACGTATATAGCATTGGATCGAGCGGGATCCATTCGTATACGATCAACGAATTAGTATTTTTAAAAGGCATGTACTTAAAACAATTGTGTTTCTGTAATTTATGCAAACATGTGTGTAAAAACTCTTGAGATctattgtaaataatttttcgTGTTTCAAGTGCAAGTTTCGGCCCCGACTTGtctatataatttattgaatataaCCTTACCTACATATATACGCGTTCATATATGTAAACAATAATACCATACAAACATACGTATTTACGATATGCGATGCCACTTTTTGCGAAAAACGATTTAATAAAACATTCATGTAAATCGATCTgattcattaaatattaatacatCGTATGCGACGGATCTTTGTGGTCGTCCATCGAATATCTTTTTCAGAGAGGATATCCCCGGCTCGGGCATCGCCTTACAGGCTATCAAACAAGACAATGTGCTTGGATCAAAAGATTAGTGCAAGCTGGAAAAGGCAGCTCCTTTCCAGGTCCTAAGATATATAcaaatgacgttccaaaacgacataactccgcgcggagatatgacgctccaaaatgacataactccgcgcggagatctgacgttccaaaacgacataactccgcgcggagatctgacgttccaaaacgacataactccgcgcggagatatgacgttccaaaacgacataactccgcgcggagatatgacgttccaaaacgacataacatatttctccatgatctccgggattcaagaagatatgtcgtttcaaaatgacttatctccatgatcttcgagattgaagaagatatgtcgtttcaaaacatatcttcttgaatcccggagatcatggagaaaTATGTTAtgacgttttggaacgtcatatctccgcgcggagctatgtcgttttggaacgtcatatctccgcgcagagttatgtcgttttggaacgtcatatctccgcgcggagttatgtcgttttggaacgacatatcttcttgaatcccgcaGATCATGGAGACATCtccttttgaaacgacatatcttcttgaatcccggagaatATGGAGATATGtggtttcaaaacgacataccttcTTGAaacccggagatcatggagatatctccttttgaaacgacatatcttcttcaatcctgaagatcatggagataagtcgttttgaaacgacatatcttcttgaatcccggagatcatggagatatgtcgttttgaaacgacatatcttcttcaATCTCGAAGATCACGGAGATaagtcgttttgaaacgacataattcttgaatcccggagatcatggagatatgtcgttttgaaacgacatatcttcttgaatcccggagatcatggagaaatatgttatgtcgttttggaacgtcatatctccgcgcggagttatgtcgttttggaacgtcatatctccgcgcggagttatgtcgttttggaacgtcaaatctccgcgcggagttatgtcgttttggaacgacatatcttcttgaatcccgcaGATCATGGAGACATCtccttttgaaacgacatatcttcttgaatcccggagaatATGGAGATATGtggtttcaaaacgacataccttcTTGAaacccggagatcatggagatatctccttttgaaacgacatatcttcttcaatcctgaagatcatggagataagtcgttttgaaacgacatatcttcttgaatcccggagatcatggagatatgtcgttttgaaacgacatatcttcttcaATCTCGAAGATCACGGAGATaagtcgttttgaaacgacataattcttgaatcccggagatcatggagatatgtcgttttgaaacgacatatcttcttgaatcccggagatcatggagaaatatgttatgtcgttttggaacatcatatctccgcgcggagttatgtcgttttggaacgtcatgtctccgcgcggagttatgtcgttttggaacgtcatatctccgcgcggagttatgtcgttttggaacgacatatcttcttgaatcccgcaGATCATGGAGACATCtccttttgaaacgacatatcttcttgaatcccggagaatATGGAGATATGtggtttcaaaacgacataccttcTTGAaacccggagatcatggagatatctccttttgaaacgacatatcttcttcaatcctgaagatcatggagataagtcgttttgaaacgacatatcttcttgaatcccggagatcatggagatatgtcgttttgaaacgacatatcttcttcaATCTCGAAGATCACGGAGATaagtcgttttgaaacgacataattcttgaatcccggagatcatggagatatgtcgttttgaaacgacatatcttcttcaATCCCGgagagatcatggagatatgtcgtttcgaaacgacatatcttcttgaatcccggagaatATGGAGATTGTcattttgaaacgacatatcttcttgaatcccggagatcatggagatatgtcgttttgaaacgacatatcttcttgaatcccggagatcatggagatatgtcgttttgaaacgacatatcttcttcaatctcgaagatcatggagataagtcgttttgaaacgacataattcttgaatcccggagatcatggagatatgtcgttttaaaacgacatatcttcttgaatcccggagatcatggagatatgtcgttttgaaacgacatatcttcatgaatcccggagatcatggagatatgtcgttttgaaacgacatatcttcttgaatcccggagaatATGGAGATTGTcattttgaaacgacatatcttcttgaatcccggagatcatggagaaatatgttatgtcgttttggaacgtcatatctccgcgcggagttttaattcattttgaaacgacatatcttcttgaatcccggagatcatggagaaatatgttatgtcgttttggaacgtcatatctccgcgcggagttatgtcgttttcgaacgtcatacctccgcgcggagttatgtcgttttcgaacgtcatatcttcgcgcggagttatgtcgtttttgaacgtcatatctccgcgcggagttatgtcgttttggaacgtcatatctccgcgcggagttatgtcgttttagaacgtcatatctccgcgcggagttatgtcgttttggaacgtcatatctccgcgcggagttatgtcgttttggaacgacatatcttcttgaatcccgcaGATCATGGAGACATCtccttttgaaacgacatatcttcttaaatcccggagatcatggagatatgtcgttttgaaacgacatatcttcttgaatcccggagaatATGGAGATATGtggtttcaaaacgacataccttcTTGAaacccggagatcatggagatatctccttttgaaacgacatatcttcttgaatcccggagatcatggagatatgtcgttttgaaacgacatatcttcttgaatcccggagatcatggagatatgtcgttttgaaacgacatatcttcttgaatctcGGAGAATATGGAGATATGtggtttcaaaacgacataccttcTTGAAACCctgagatcatggagatatctccttttgaaacgacatatcttcttgaatcccggagatcatggagataagtcgttttgaaacgacatatcttcatgaatcccggagatcatggagatatgtcgttttgaaacgagaTATCTTCTTcaatcccgaagatcatggagataagtcgttttgaaacgacatat
This window of the Drosophila virilis strain 15010-1051.87 chromosome X, Dvir_AGI_RSII-ME, whole genome shotgun sequence genome carries:
- the mdu gene encoding nuclear transcription factor Y subunit alpha, with product MQQKADEKMDPLMRIQEEIKEVVRREEEYRQLATVAALTATPPIKVEPAYEANYAKLNGNAGELDTEHVQDQDRDEVDQGVLVTAQPAAVTALLVPSEEQSPSLASSVNSNSHKEESLDEQHSDDSGISASSLKTNNNNNNNNNKAGLKLSLVARQESRYIGPNCYNLTPEPPQQKLMTRSPAPTQAQQLQQQKRQFAFHGATKGVMQRFIASHGKLQLGSVGAGNGVQLSPLTPNGNSPGLKLNTRNALAFLESGSSSPLALNLNLNNNHNNNNNNNNNNNIIGSSIGSNGTSTLSQGAIERDSEGRPLRRGYVPVEQKIQRELQDLKSRESELKRLRKLNRQHMLEKLQLSTDDEADADDDDDDSEVEHCYGPGKLRNAQSTLELERESNDLELMGHKSLGNRSLNAAAVLSNGGNNALTTTGSNSFGMRPAMSLAELCDLTPEEAPSSHRLIAQWESLIKKNAEGIEAAI